Proteins encoded within one genomic window of Bdellovibrionota bacterium:
- a CDS encoding proton-conducting transporter membrane subunit: MNFPLVSLILIPGLAALAILFIRSVRIQLIGLLTIASFHLLLTMVLGLNLPVEELGSFLKLDSLGYLFLILTSALFVATSFYSLHYLQGRTHDTPSALHRFVPCLLGFLSMMTLVIVSHHLALMWAAIEATTLASAPLIYFYRRKPALEATWKYLMICSVGIALALLGTFAIGIARSAIAGEEGGFFLSSLQQHAAQFSKPWLKVAFILALVGYGTKMGLAPLHTWLPDAHSQAPSPVSALLSGALLNCAFLGILRFYQICVAAGEAAFAQELLLMMGIVSLVVATAFILGQRDYKRLFAYSSVENMGILAVGVGVGGAATYGAMLHAVNHSLAKAGLFFLAGNILNAFGTTDAMKVRGVFQRVPVTGILLIAGLFAIGGSPPFGLFVSEFTIFQAAINFHVWFGVLFLALLSIAFLGMAGVIVPMVQGEPPAETVRMRVAGTRIFAVVAPLVLLSIVLVLGLYIPPFFRELLEEAAHLVGAQ; this comes from the coding sequence ATGAACTTCCCTTTAGTCAGTCTCATCCTAATCCCCGGTCTTGCGGCACTTGCCATCCTTTTCATCCGCTCCGTTCGTATTCAACTCATCGGGTTATTGACCATCGCCTCTTTTCATCTCCTCCTCACGATGGTTTTGGGATTGAACCTGCCAGTCGAAGAACTCGGGTCTTTCCTCAAGCTCGATAGTTTGGGTTACCTATTCTTGATTCTTACGAGCGCCCTGTTCGTCGCGACATCCTTTTATAGTCTCCATTATCTCCAAGGTCGGACCCACGACACACCTTCCGCGCTTCACCGTTTCGTTCCTTGTCTGCTCGGCTTTCTTTCGATGATGACGCTTGTGATCGTGAGCCATCATTTGGCTTTGATGTGGGCGGCGATCGAAGCCACGACCTTGGCGAGCGCTCCGCTGATTTACTTTTACCGTCGAAAGCCGGCGCTGGAAGCCACCTGGAAATATCTGATGATCTGTTCCGTTGGGATTGCATTGGCCCTGTTGGGAACGTTCGCCATTGGAATCGCCCGATCGGCCATTGCGGGAGAAGAGGGGGGTTTTTTTCTCTCTTCTTTGCAACAACATGCCGCTCAGTTTTCGAAGCCTTGGCTCAAGGTCGCATTTATTTTGGCTCTGGTGGGGTATGGGACCAAAATGGGACTGGCTCCCCTGCATACGTGGCTGCCGGACGCGCATAGCCAAGCTCCCTCTCCCGTGTCGGCGCTTCTTTCAGGCGCTTTACTCAATTGTGCCTTTTTGGGAATCCTTCGCTTTTACCAAATTTGCGTGGCTGCCGGAGAAGCCGCGTTTGCACAGGAACTTCTCTTGATGATGGGAATCGTATCCTTGGTCGTGGCCACCGCGTTTATCCTCGGCCAAAGGGATTACAAACGGCTCTTTGCCTATTCCAGCGTCGAAAACATGGGGATTTTGGCCGTCGGCGTGGGAGTGGGCGGTGCCGCCACGTACGGAGCGATGTTGCATGCGGTCAACCACTCCCTGGCCAAGGCGGGGCTCTTTTTTCTGGCCGGAAATATTCTTAATGCTTTCGGCACCACGGACGCGATGAAGGTGCGGGGTGTTTTTCAGCGGGTTCCGGTTACCGGCATCCTGCTCATCGCGGGATTATTTGCGATCGGCGGATCTCCGCCCTTCGGCCTGTTTGTCAGCGAATTCACGATTTTTCAGGCGGCGATCAATTTTCATGTTTGGTTCGGTGTTCTGTTTCTCGCTCTCTTGTCCATCGCCTTTTTGGGCATGGCGGGAGTGATCGTTCCGATGGTTCAGGGTGAGCCCCCGGCGGAAACCGTAAGAATGAGGGTGGCCGGGACGCGAATTTTCGCCGTCGTGGCCCCTCTGGTCCTTCTTTCGATCGTCCTCGTACTCGGCCTCTACATTCCTCCTTTCTTCCGTGAACTTCTGGAAGAG